AGTACCGCCTCGATTTTGTCACCTATGCCCGACTGGGAAGTGTGATTGGGGGTAAACCGGGGAAAGCAAGAGTGCAGGCGGATACACTCGCACTTCTGGATCCTTACTATGGATTAAGAGCCCGGGAAATCCTGAATGAAGGGAAACGAAACAACATCCCGTTTGATTCTTACCTGGAGCTAATTAAAGAATATCCAAATCATGACGCTCTTTTGCATGAAGTGGCATTGCGATGTATGCACCGTGATTCGGCTTATAAAATCCTGGCACGGAAATACCTGGTCCATATCCTTGAGCTGAATCCCGGCGACCGCTGGGCGTTGCTTCAACTGGTAAATAGAGTCCCGCCACCCGACAATGAAGTGCTTCTGCCGCTCATAAATGCATTTCTTGACTATCATAAAGAGGGGTATGCATACAACCTTTCGGCAGGTTATTCTGCCCTTAGTGAGTATTACAAAAGAGCCGGTGAGCAGGCATTGTCGGATGAGTGGATGGAAAAGGGGAAGCAGATCTATCATGCACAGTATGATTCATTTATGAAAGATCAGGCGGAGCCGTGAGAAAGTGAAAATGTAAAGTGCAAAATGCAGAATGCAAAATGAAAAAAATCCAAAATCCAAAATCCAAGATCCAAAATCAACCCCGGGGGGGGGAAGAGTGGCAGTTAGAAAAGTGACGCACTAGATTCTGAATTCTTTTTTTTACCCCCACAAAACATCAACATTATGAAACAACACGTCCATCAACACATTATTTCAGAGTTGCAGCAAAATACACGTACAGATATCATCTTCATCTTAACCTCCATTTTCCTGAACCTGCTTACGCTGGCAATTAACTCAGGGCTTGTTAAGGATTCCAGGACTGATGAGGCCTTGTTCGTAGTTATGCTCATCTTTGTGGCACTCATCTTTGTAGTGAATGTTGTGGTCATCATCGGACTGTTAAAAGGCAAGGAAACCCGCATGAAGCTTATCAACGGGCTGCTCAGCATGTACGAGGATGAAAATGTAGCCAAATACTACGATAAGTCTCTGCTGGGGAATTACAATATCCGTTACCGCCTCTTTATCCTGGTAGTCCTCTTTACCGGGATGATTGCAATCATTATCCCGTTTGTCATGAGGTGATTGTACACTGAATCAGTTCCTGAGAGTTTCGGTGGTGAGCTTGTAAAGCCTATCTTTGCATGCTCAACGATCAAACCCTCTGAATATTAATGGCAGAACTCCCTTTATCTTCCTGGCTCCCGATTACCCGCGATGAAGCGTTGAAACGTGGATGGGAAGAGGTGGATGTGGTATTGATTTCAGGGGATGCGTATGTGGATCATCCGGCTTTTGCCAATGCTGTTATTGCCAGGGTGATTGAAGCAGCCGGTTACAGGGTGGCGCTGGTACCACAGCCAAACTGGCAGGACGACCTGCGTGATTTCAGGAAATTCGGGAAACCCCGGCTTTGCTTTGCCGTTTCGGCAGGCAATATGGACTCCATGGTTAACCACTACACGGCAAATAAACGCCTCAGAAGCGATGATGCCTATACGCCCGGGGGAATGGCTGGTTTCCGTCCCGACTATGCCACCGTTACCTATTCACGTATCCTGAAGCAACTCTATCCTGATGTGCCGGTCATTATCGGTGGGATTGAGGCTTCCATGCGCCGGCTCACCCATTATGATTACTGGAGCGATTCACTAAAGCCCTCCATTTTACAGGATAGTAAAGCGGATCTGCTGGTATATGGAATGGGGGAACAAGGCATTCGGATGATCCTGGAGCAGCTGTCTCAGGGGAAAGAGGTAAGCCAGATGCATACTATTCCCCAGACTGTTTTTGCCACTACTCCTGAAACTGCAGAAAAGCTGCTGGAAAATCGTAAGTTGCAGGAACTGCCTTCTTATGAAACCTGCCTTAATGATAAAAAGGCCTTCTCAGCGTCTTTTAAACCTATTGAACAGGAATCGAATAAATCGAATGCCAAAACCCTTGTGCAAAAAAGCCTCGGACAGGTGGTTATTGTAAATCCTCCTTTTCCGCTGATGCAAAAAGAAGCGCTGGATGCTATCTATGACCTGCCTTTTACGCGCCTTCCCCATCCGAAGTATAAGAAAAGGGGGGTAGTGCCTGCCTATGAAATGATCCGCCATTCGGTGACCATTCACAGGGGCTGTTTTGGGGGTTGTGCTTTTTGTACTTTATCGGTGCACCAGGGAAAATTTATTGCCAGTCGTTCGGAAGAGTCCATTCTGAAGGAGCTGGAGGCCATCACCCATATGCCCGATTTTAAGGGACATGTTTCCGACCTGGGTGGGCCTTCTGCCAATATGTATAAATTACAGGGCTTCGACCTTGAAATGTGTGCCAAATGCAGCAGGGCTTCCTGCCTGTTCCCTAATCTGTGTAAGAATCTTGATATCAACCATAAGCCACTCACCCAGCTCTATAAAAAAGCTGAAAAGGTCCCGGGAATTAAAAAGGTGACCATTGGTAGCGGAGTCAGGTATGATATGCTGATTCCCGATAATGAGGCAGCTTCAAAACAATTCGGATTGGACGAATATTCGAGGCAATTAATAGGGCATCATGTTTCAGGACGATTGAAGGTGGCTCCGGAACATACTTCGGATGATGTGCTCAAAATTATGAGAAAGCCCTCTTTCAGGTTGTTTCATCAATTCAGCAGGAAATTTGAGGAAATCAACCGGAGCCTCGGGATGAACCAACAAATCATTCCCTACTTTATCTCCAGTCACCCCGGTAGCAAGCTGAAGGATATGGCCAACCTGGCTGTGGAGACAAAATCACTTGGTTTTCAATTGGAGCAGGTACAGGATTTCACGCCTACCCCGATGACCCTGGCCAGTGTAATTTATTATTCCGGGATTCACCCATTTACAGGGGAGGCTGTATATACTGCACGCAGCAAGGAAGAAAAGCTGGATCAGCGGCAATTCTTTTTCTGGTATAAAAATGAAAACAAGGAAAGAATCCGCAGGAATCTGAGTAAAATCGGGGAAGAAAAACTGATACCTCAACTCCTGGGGAAAAACCAGCCAGGCAAACCAAGGTAGATGCTAATTTTCCCGTATCAGTAGTACCGGGCAAGGACTTACTTTCATGACTTCGGAACTTATACTTCCAATGAATGCTCGGTAGAGTATCCCGTGACTATGAGCTCCAATGATCAATAAATCGGCTTCGAATTCGACTAATGTTTCTACAATGGTGTTAACCACTGAGCCCTGAAGATACTCGAAGGAAGCTTTAATCCCTTTGTTCTCCAAATACTTTCTCATCGAATCCAGTTCTTCTTTGATCCTGGTGCTTTCATTAGGAGAGGACTCAATTGTAACCGGTGGACTCATCTCTGTCCCGATAAACGCCGGAACCGGGGGTTCAACATAAAGAATCAGTACTTCACTTCCAAAGGCCAGAGCCTGGGAAGCAGCATGTTCAATTAATAAAGCTGCTAAATCGGAAAAATCTACTGCAACCAGTATCTTCTTCATATAAATATAGTTTAATGATTAGAATAAGATATTACAAATATAATGAATCCTTGGTCAAAAATCAAGAGAATTTCTACAGGAAATACTGGTAGTAAGAGTTTTAAACACAATAGACACAATAGTTCACAAGGGGTGTTCTTGTGCCTATTGTGGTTCAAAAATTGTGCCAGAGCTTAAACGGTAGCTTATAGTTCACAATAGAAAGGCACAATAGGCAATACATGGAAATCCCTATTGTGTTCTATGTGCCTATTGTGGTTCAAAAAAATTGTAGTATGCACATGAGCTTTAAACACAATAGACACAATAGTTCACAATAGAAAGGCACAATAGGCAATACATGGAAATCCCTATTGTGTTCTATGTGCCTATTGTGGTTCAAAAAATTGTAGTATGCACATGAGCTTTAAACACAATAGCAATAGTTCACAATAGAAAGGCACAATAGCTATTGTCCTGATTTCTGATGGTCTGTTAGTCGACAATCCATATTCAAGAGCATTTTGATTAACGATTGAAGATCAACGAATTTGGAATTGAGAAGTAAGACACTAATAAGGGAATAAGGTTTAAATCCTTAAATAACCCTTTGTTACTAAGGTTTGTTAAAGAATAAGGTTGGTTTTTGGATTCATAGCAATCTGTTTCCATTAGGAAGAAATTGCATCCACACTAATCGTCAAAAGGGCTGTGAAAAATTGAGGAAAAGGAATCTTAACTTTTTCAGAATTCAAATTTCATACCGGAGCGGAATCCCAGGGAGAATGAATCAGTAGATGATCCTTCTTTCAACAGGACTGGTTTCAGATAGATTCTGGAAGTAGGGGCAAATGAAATACTGAGACGATCCATGATTTTGTAATTGAAATCAAGGCTGGCCATGATATTGATATTGACACCATTATAATCCGGTATTTCCAGATCTATTTTATTGACCTGTGAATTGTTATGCTGGTTAATGGTTTTGATGGTGGTTTCACGTAAACTGGCATCATCTAACTTGAAAGCAATTCCAGCCCCTGTGTTGACCCAAGTGGTCATCTTGCCTACACTGAATAATCTTTTGCCTAATCCAAGGTCATAGGTGAGGTATTGATGCCTTTCAGTACCTTCCAGTTCAGTAGCACCGGTTGTTTCCATAATTGCAGTAGAGTCAGAAGGTTGACCGGGATTAGGAACAGTAATCGGTATAAATTGTGTGTAATTTACATCATAAACCCTGTGTTCAGTATTATAGGCCATTCCAAGGCTGGATTGAATGCGGGTCTTTTCATTCCCCAGGCTGGCCATGAGTCCGAAATTATGAAACATGGAAGTTCCATTGCCATTTTCAAGCGATTCAGGTAAATAATTGGCTGCCAGGGTAAAATTTTTGCCCTTTTTTTCATCATTCTCAAAAGGCTCCGGAATTGGATAGCTATTACTGTTATTAGGCTGAACCGCCATCAATGAATGATGTAATTTCTGGTTCTTTTCATATAATGGAGCATACCTGTTTCTTTCCGAAAGGTGGATTTTTGTCCGGCTTTGCAATAACTTCATGAATCCTGTTCTCTGAACTGGTTCAGATGATTCAACACTTGCAAATACTGCCGGAGAGCTGTTATGTGAGAAACGATCTCCCTCGCTCATCTGACTGACCGGAATCTGAGTATTTATGTCCGATACCTTTTGAGTCTCCGACGATTGGCTCAAAGTCACTTTATCATTTGTTGTGACCTTTTCTTTTATCGTTCCTGAAACAATGGCATTCTGAGAATTGGAGAAAGGGTTTTCAGGTTGATAGAAAAGCAGGAAAGCAATGAGCAAAGAGGCTGCGGCAGTAAGTGAATAAGTTGCAATCCTTATGCGGTGGCACGTTGCATTCTTCTGAGCAGAAGTGCCCAGGAATTATTATCAGGGGAATGGACAGGCAGATGAGCCAGTTTTTTCTCGTAGTTTTCCTGAACTTCAAGCTCCCCCAACGAAGAAGAAATCCCATTCCACAGGCTGTCATCCGGCTTATGCACCGGTAATCGGCCTGATAGTGGGGTGGATATGTTTCTTCTTTCTTTCATTGCTCTTGTTTAGTGCTGTGTGCTGTGTGCCGAGTGCCGGGTGCCGAGTGCTGGGTGCTGGGTGCTGAGTGCTGAGTGTTAGGGAGTTGGAGAACTGGTGAGCTGGTGAGTTGGTGAGTTGGTGAGCTGGTGAGCTGGTGAGTTGGTGAGCCGAAAATCCAAGTCCCAAGTCCCATCCGCAAGTTTGCGGACCACATCCAACATCAGACATCCGCCATCCCATTAGACATTAACATCCTCCATTCCACATCCAACATCAGACATTAAACATCCGACATTCCACATTCCTCAATCTACCATCGAAGCCAATCTTCTCTTTAACATATTTTTAGCATGATGAAGCTGGGATTTCGAGGTCCCTATACTAATGCCAAGCATATTGGCAGTTTCTTCATGCGTGTATCCTTCAACTTCTGTCAGTAAAAAAACCGTTCTGTATCCATCCGGAAGTGACAAAATCACTTTTTCAAGGTATTCACTGCTGAGTGTATCCGGAATCAATACTGATCCTTCTGTTTTAACCTCATCCATTTCTGCGAACTCCATCCGGCGGTTTTTGTAAATCTGTCGGAGTGAGGTTCTGATTACTATGGTTTTTATCCAGGAACCTAAAGAGGACTCAAACCTGTATTGTTTCATGTCGCGAAAAACCTGTATGAAAGCATCCTGCAAAACATCATGGGCATCATCCCGGTTATTCATAATCCTGTAGGCAGTTGAGAACATGGCATCGCAGTACCTGTAATACAGGTCACGCTGTGCAAGCCGATCATTCCGGATACACCTTTCTATAAGGTCCCGTTCCAATTCCGACTTGGAGCCTGTTATCAGTCTGACTACTTCTCTCAAGGGTAGTTATGCTTAACTTGTTATCATTTACAAAGATAACGTTAAGTGATAATTTTAAGTATGAACTTTCCAGAATCATTACCTCGTTCTTTATCTCTGGCTGTTTAATGGGTAAAATGAATGTCATTGGGTTGCATCGGACTGAATATTTTTCTACGAAATATCATCATAGAACTCTTCTTAAGCTAATTTTCCAAAGCCGGATTCATTACTGTCCCGATAAACAGAATGCTTCCTGTTTGTTTTTCATGAATGAAGAACACAAAAGGTTTATCAGCTTTGAATTCCATTTCCGGGGGACCTACACTGGTGGTCTCCATCCCGATGGAAGTTACGGCTGCAGCTTCTGTACCTTCTTCATTGGTTTCAATGAATGTTTTGTGCTTTACCTCTGATATAAAGATTCCACCATTCGAATTGATTCTTGTAAAATCAGCCAGGTCAGGAATGAAAGCATCAGTCATACCCATTTCCATCATGGCAGGCTTCATTTTCTTCTCCTCATAGGCAAATTTGAATTTGGGAAGGGTCAGGGTCACCTCATCGCTGCTGAATTGACGGTACCAGTTGGTCCAGTTTTCCTGCGAAAGCTGGGAAATGATATCATTTATTCCTTTCCCGGTTTCGGGTAGCATCACCACCATATTATAGTTTCCCTGGTTATACGGCAGCTCAATGGCTGAGAACATTTCGTTTTTATAGACAGGGAAAGTAGCTTTTTGCTTCATGAAAGAAGTGGTAATATGAGTGCCATCTTCAAACCTGAAAAGGTTATCATGAGTATTACTCTTTTCGAAGGTGTATTTCCATTGTCCTTTGAAATAAACTGCATTGATAAGGTACATTACCATATCATCAGAAATGCTGTTTACAATGGTGGGGATCAGGGCGTTGGTTTTGTCGGAAACCCATTGATTAATGATATCCACCGATCCGGCATCATTGAAATCCAGCGCTTTTACCTCAGCCTGAAAATAATCCTGGTTGGTTTTCAGGAATTCCTGTTCAACACTGAAGGTATTTCGGTACCAGATGGAATTGGCTATGGAGAGTTTCACTTTAGGATCAAGCTTCGAGAAAGTTTCCAGGATGTATTGATAGGATTCATTCACTTCCTGATCTGTCATTCCACTCATTCCAAATGTCTGTGTCATTTGCTCAAGGGTCTGGCTGGCCGGAACCGTTACTTGCCATTCCGAAAGCCATGCTGACACTCAAAGGCGAGACCATGAAGTTCTTATCGGTGCCTGAAAGAGAATAAGCTTTTTTAAAGAATTCAAAACCAAACCCATTGGTCCGCTGAACTACTGCCTGCTGCTTTTCAGTTAATGGAACCGGTTTTATTTCCGCTGATGTGGTGGTTTCTTTCCGACATGAAACCAGGAGTACGACAGAGCAGAGGAGAAGTAAGCTGAAATACTTTTTCATTGTATTTAGTTTCTGGTAATCAGCTCAAAGGGTATAAAAGCTGAAAATTGGTTGTATGGGAAGATTAATGACAATAATGAATTCTGTCCGCCTCAGGCGGATGGATTCTTTTTTTCGTTACCAGCCTGAATGACCGGGTAAAATGGCGATTATGTCGAAAAAGCTTTTCCATCATCATAAATTTTAGGAAATTTGAAAATCTGTGAATTGATAATCAAAAAGAGTATCTATACCGATAAATTTAGATATTTGTGAAAACTAATACAATGGGAATTCAAAGAGGAAATAGTTGTATAATTCAGTAACATTTACACTCATTAACAAACATAATCATGAAGAAATCTAGTTGGTTAACGGCTTCAATTGCCTTTATGATACTGGCTGCAGGCTTGCTGGTATTCCAGCAACAACCGGTATTTGCCCAGACTAAAAGCCAGTCTGCTAAAAAGGAGAAGAAGCAGGATAAGAAGGATGCAAAAAAAGAAGATGCCAAGTCGGATACCCTGAAATCAACTACTTTCGGTGGGCTGAAATGGCGTAGCATAGGCCCGGCATTCGCATCGGGACGTATTGCTGATTTTGCCATTAATCCCAAAAATAAAAGCGAATGGTTCGTAGCTGTTGCTTCAGGCCATGTGTGGAAAACAACCAATAACGGCACCACTTTCGATCCTGTATTCGACAATTACGGAGCCTATTCCATGGCTTGTGTTACCTACGATCCCAATAATACCAATGTTGTTTGGGTAGGAACCGGCGAAAATAACCATCAGCGTGCCCTGGGTTATGGAAATGGTGTATATAAAAGTACCGATGGCGGGAAAAGCTTTACAAATATGGGGCTGAAAGAATCAAGGCAGATAGGTGAAGTGCTGATCGATCCCCGTAACTCCGATGTGGTATTTGTAGCTGCAGAAGGTTCTGTCTGGGGACCCGGCGGTGACAGGGGTTTGTATAAATCAACCGACGGGGGAAAGAACTGGAAAAAAGTGCTTGAAATCAGTGAAAATACGGGGGTAAATAATGTA
This genomic window from Bacteroidales bacterium contains:
- a CDS encoding YgiQ family radical SAM protein; translated protein: MAELPLSSWLPITRDEALKRGWEEVDVVLISGDAYVDHPAFANAVIARVIEAAGYRVALVPQPNWQDDLRDFRKFGKPRLCFAVSAGNMDSMVNHYTANKRLRSDDAYTPGGMAGFRPDYATVTYSRILKQLYPDVPVIIGGIEASMRRLTHYDYWSDSLKPSILQDSKADLLVYGMGEQGIRMILEQLSQGKEVSQMHTIPQTVFATTPETAEKLLENRKLQELPSYETCLNDKKAFSASFKPIEQESNKSNAKTLVQKSLGQVVIVNPPFPLMQKEALDAIYDLPFTRLPHPKYKKRGVVPAYEMIRHSVTIHRGCFGGCAFCTLSVHQGKFIASRSEESILKELEAITHMPDFKGHVSDLGGPSANMYKLQGFDLEMCAKCSRASCLFPNLCKNLDINHKPLTQLYKKAEKVPGIKKVTIGSGVRYDMLIPDNEAASKQFGLDEYSRQLIGHHVSGRLKVAPEHTSDDVLKIMRKPSFRLFHQFSRKFEEINRSLGMNQQIIPYFISSHPGSKLKDMANLAVETKSLGFQLEQVQDFTPTPMTLASVIYYSGIHPFTGEAVYTARSKEEKLDQRQFFFWYKNENKERIRRNLSKIGEEKLIPQLLGKNQPGKPR
- a CDS encoding universal stress protein is translated as MKKILVAVDFSDLAALLIEHAASQALAFGSEVLILYVEPPVPAFIGTEMSPPVTIESSPNESTRIKEELDSMRKYLENKGIKASFEYLQGSVVNTIVETLVEFEADLLIIGAHSHGILYRAFIGSISSEVMKVSPCPVLLIREN
- a CDS encoding sigma-70 family RNA polymerase sigma factor → MITGSKSELERDLIERCIRNDRLAQRDLYYRYCDAMFSTAYRIMNNRDDAHDVLQDAFIQVFRDMKQYRFESSLGSWIKTIVIRTSLRQIYKNRRMEFAEMDEVKTEGSVLIPDTLSSEYLEKVILSLPDGYRTVFLLTEVEGYTHEETANMLGISIGTSKSQLHHAKNMLKRRLASMVD
- a CDS encoding serpin family protein, giving the protein MTQTFGMSGMTDQEVNESYQYILETFSKLDPKVKLSIANSIWYRNTFSVEQEFLKTNQDYFQAEVKALDFNDAGSVDIINQWVSDKTNALIPTIVNSISDDMVMYLINAVYFKGQWKYTFEKSNTHDNLFRFEDGTHITTSFMKQKATFPVYKNEMFSAIELPYNQGNYNMVVMLPETGKGINDIISQLSQENWTNWYRQFSSDEVTLTLPKFKFAYEEKKMKPAMMEMGMTDAFIPDLADFTRINSNGGIFISEVKHKTFIETNEEGTEAAAVTSIGMETTSVGPPEMEFKADKPFVFFIHEKQTGSILFIGTVMNPALEN